The region AGCGGCACAGGCCGCTTTGCGCATATGCCACCATCTGCTCGAGCGCTTGCTTGTCGCGCTCCTGCTTGTCGACATAGATCTGCGCCAGTTGCGCATACGAAGGCGTGGCGGACGACGGCGCTGTCAAGCGGTAGCCCAGCTTGCGGTCCTGGCGCAGCAGCTTGCCGTCTTTTAACAATTTCAGGCAGACCTTCAAGTGGCCGTCGGAAAACTCGGGCAAGCTGGACGCCAGCGCAGCGAACGCAAACGTGGCTGGCAATGTTTGCGCGGCCGCCACGATGGCCGCCACTTCTTCCGCCGTGGGATAGTGCTTGGCCAGAAAGAATTGCTGCACCCGCTTGTCTTCCTGGAAATACAGCAAGGTGCAGTCGGCGGGCAAGCCGTCCCGCCCTGCCCGGCCCGATTCCTGGTAGTACGCTTCCAGGTTGGCAGGCACCTGCAAGTGGATGACGAAGCGCGTGTCGGGCTTGTCGATGCCCATGCCGAAAGCATTGGTGGCGACCATGATGCGGCGTTCGCCATTCATGAACAAGTCCTGGTTGTGCTTGCGCTCGCGCGCCGCCAGCTTGCCGTGGTAGCACGTGACGCTCTCGCCCAGTTCCGCCAGCCGCGCCGCCAGATCCTCGACGGCCTTGACGGTGGCCGCATACACGATGCCCACGCCGGCCGTCTCGCGCAGCAGGCGCAAGACTTCGTCCTGTTTCTCTCCGGCATTCGTCACCTGGATCACGCGGTAGCGCAAATTGGCGCGGTAGATGCCGGTATTGATGACCTGCAGCTTGCGCGCTTCCAGCTGCGTGTCGATATCGTCGATCACTTCCCCTGTGGCCGTGGCCGTCAGCGCCAGCACGGGCGGACGGCCCAGTGCGCGCAGGGCGGCCGCGATTTCCAGGTAGGCGGGACGGAAGTCGTGGCCCCACTGGGAAATGCAATGGGCTTCATCGATGACGACCAGGCTGGGCGGCGCACTGGCCAGCAGGGACAGAAAATCGGGGCTGGCCAGGCGTTCCGGCGTGCAAAAGATGATGAGCCTGCCACCCTGGCTGATGCGGGCGATGGCCTCGTCCTCTTCGGTGCGCGACAGGCTGCTGTTGAGCTGCACGGCCGTGATGCCCAGTTCATGCAGTTTTTCCAGCTGGTCTTTCATCAGCGAAATCAGCGGCGACACGACCAAAGTGGCGCCCGGCAATAGCGCGGCGGGCAACTGGTAGCACAGCGACTTGCCGCTGCCGGTGGGCATGATGGCCAGGGTGTCGCGCCCGGCCAGCACGCTGTCGATGACGTCTTGCTGGCCCGCGCGCAACCGCGTCACGCCAAAGACCGTGCGCAGCAGGCGCTGTATGTGCTTGCCGGACTTGCCGGATTGGTTCGCAGTAGCCTGCATGATTGCTATCCCAAAAGTAAAAGCGCCATGCCGGCGCCCTTGCGCCTGGCTGCAGTTACTTTACGGCCGGGCCTGGCGCGCCGCCATAGGACGGCTGCCACAGCCCGTGTAGGACTTCAAGAAGTAAACAGGATGGCCCAGAACAGCATCAGCAGGCCGGCAATCGACACGCACCAGACGAGCGTGCGCACGACGGGCACGCCAAACGCATACAGGGGTAAATACAGCACGCGCGCGGCCAGGTACAGGGCCGTGCCGTACAGGGTCAGCGCGCTTTCCTGCGCCGTCACGTGGACGATCAGCACGGCGGCGGCGAACAGGGGCAAGGTTTCGAACAGGTTTGCCTGGGCCCGCCGCAAGCGGGCCGTGATCTTGCCCACGGGCGGCCCGTCGCCGTCGCGCGCGCTCACGTTATAGGCCGTGCCCGTTTCGCGCGTGCGAAACAGCGCGGGCAGGAGGATTTGCAGCAGCGCCAGCACCAAAGTACAAGCCAGCATCGTCAGTTCAGGGGTCATGCCTTACCTCTGCGGGTGAGACGGGCAAGCCATGCCGGCGCGTGCCCGTCAGGGTTGGTCGAGTGCCGCTTGCAACTCCATCAAATCATAAGGCTTGCGCAAGACGCTGGCGGAAAAGCCCAGCTCATCCATCGATTCCTTGCCATAGCCAGTGGAAAAGATGATGCGCATGTCCGGTTTGTCGCGCAGCACCATGCGCGCCAGCGCGATGCCGGACATGCCGGGCAGGCTGACATCCGTAAACAGGATATCGAAGTCTTGCTCGTTGAGCAATTCCCACGCCGCTTCGCCATCGGACACGCCGCTGACCGTGTGGCCCAGCATGCCCACCAGTTCGCACACCATCAGCTGGGAATCGAGATTGTCTTCCACCACGAGTATTTTCATCGATGTCGGCATGTCACCCTGCGGTGTTGGCGCATGGCCCGTCAAGTCCAGCCCCGGCGTGCCACCGCCCAGCACGCTGGACGCCGTGCTGCCGTCCGCCTGAATGCCGGCCACCGGCGCGCCGGACCGCTCAAACTGGCGCGCACGCATTTGCTGCTGGCGATTGGCCAGCACATGGCGCAGCTTGCGTGCCAGCTCTTCGCGCCGGTAGGGTTTGCTAAGCAATTCCACTCCTGCGTCGAGCCTGCCCTCGTGCACGATGACATCCTGCGCGTAGCCCGACGTAAACAGCACGGCGATATCGGACTGCAATTGGCGCGCCTGCAGCGCCATCTCCGTGCTGCTGACGGGACCGGGCATGATCACGTCCGTAAACAGCAAATCGATCTGCGCGCCGCTGTGCAGCACGGCCAGCGCGCTTTCACCATCCTCGGCCTTGAGCACCTTGTAGCCCAGCGCACCGAGCATGTCGACCACGGTGGTGCGCACACCGACGTCGTCTTCCACCACCAGCACCGTTTCCGTGCCGCCCGTGACGACGCCGCTCAATTCCAGTTCCTCGTCCGCTTCCGCCATCAGGGAGCGGGGCAAATAGATTTTGACTCCCGTGCCCACGCCAGGTTCACTGTAAATGCGGATATGGCCACGGCTTTGCGTGACAAAGCCGTACGCCATCGACAAACCCAGGCCCGTGCCCGCGCCTTCCGGCTTCGTCGTGAAAAACGGCTCGAACGCGCGCTGCAGGACGGCGCCGCTCATGCCGCGGCCCGTGTCCGTCACCGACAGCATCACGTACTGGCCGGCCGGCACATCGACCAGGTTGTGCACATACTGTTCGTCGAGCACGACATTGCCCAGCTCGATGGTCAGCTTGCCCGCGCCATCCATGGCGTCGCGCGCATTGATGGCCAGGTTGAGGATGACGTTCTCGATCTGGCTGCGGTCGACCAGGGTATTCCACAGTCCGCCGCCGCCCACCAGCACGATGTCGATCGCTTCGCCCAAGGCGCGCCGCAACAAGGCATCCATGTTGCGCACCACGCGCGCCAGGTCGGCCACCACGGGTTTCAAGGGCTGGCGCCGCGCAAACGCCAACAGATGCGACGACAATTTGGCGCCCCGCTCGACGGCGGCGATCGCCGTGTCCAGGCGCTGGCGCATCAAGCCATCCGTGCCCGCCAGATGATGCAACAAATGCAAATTACCGGAAATGATTTGCAGCACATTATTGAAATCGTGCGCGATCCCCCCTGTCAGCTGGCCCACGGCTTCCATCTTTTGCGCCTGGCGCAAGGCGTCTTCCGCCTTGGTGCGCTCGTTGACTTCCTGTTCGACCCGGTGCTCGAGCGTTTCGTTCAATTCATGCAGCGCTTTTTCCACGCGGCGCCGATCCGTGATGTCCGTCTTGACGGCGATCAAGGAACGCGTATGACCCTGCTCATCGACCAGGCGGCTGACATTGCTCGACACCCACACTTGCGAACCATCGGGTTTCAGGTAGCGCTTTTCCAGCGAGAACGACTCACCCGTTTCCACCAGGCGCTGGAACAGCACGCTGTTGCCAGGCACGTCCGCCGGATGCATGATGTCATTCATGTTCAGGCTCAGCAGTTCTTCGGCGGAACGGCCCAGCATGCAGCACAGGGCGCCGTTAACGCGCTGAAAACTGCCGTCGAGGCCCAGCTCGGACAAGCCCACCGACGCCTGGCCGAAAATGGCGGCCATGCGCTCCTGGCTGGCGTTCAGTTCATCCTCGATCTGGCGCCGCTCCGTCACGTCGAACGACACGCCCACGTAGCGGCGCTGGCCCGGCACGCGGCCGGCCACCACCTCGCCCTGGCGCGCGATCCAGCGCAGCGCGCCATCGGCGGGACGGCGGATGCGATATTCCACGTATTCGAGGGGATTGGGCGCCACAGCAAGCTTGCTGGGCCCGACCTTTTGCTGGTCGCGCGCATCGACCAGGCTCACCAGCAGGCGTTCCGTCACTTCTTCCTCGTCGGCAATGCCCCACAGGCGGCGGAAGGTGGGCGACACCAGCATCGCGCCCGTCTCGGGGAACCATTCGAAGGTCCCGATGCCACCGGCCTGCTGGGCCAGGCGCAAGCGTTCCTCGCCTTCCATGCGCTCGGTGACGTCGATGCCTTCGACGAGGATACCCGTGACCGCGCCCTCGTCATCCTTGATGGGCTGGTAGACGAAATCGATCTGGCGCTGCCCCGTCTGCCCGTCCGCCGTCTGCAAGTCCACCTTCACCTGGCGCCCCTCGTAAGGTTCGCCCGTGCGGTAGACCTGGTCGAGCAGTTCGATGAAACCTTGCGCCTTGACTTCAGGCAAGGCCGCTTCGACTGTCTTGCCCAGCAGATCGCGGTGGCCCACCAGGCGCAGATAATGCTCATTCGCCAGTTCGAACACGTGCCGCGGCCCGCGCAGCAGAGCCATGAAGCTGGGCGCCTGCTGGAACAGGGCGCGCAGCAGCGCGCGCTCCTCGCCCAGGCGGCGGTTGGCCGCGCGCACGGCCTCGCTCTCGGCCTGCAAAGTAGTGTTGAGTTCGCCCAGCTCGGCCGTGGCCAGCTTCAGCTGGCGCCCCTCTTCCATGCGCGCCGTCAATTCCAGCGCCGTGCACAGCACGCCATCGATCTGGCCGTCAGCGCCATGCACGGGCGTGTAATACAGGTCGAAACAGACGTCCGCGCGCTGGCCATCGCGCAACAGCGGCAAACAGCATTCGCGGTGCACCTGCGTCTCGCCGCGCAATCCCGCATCGAGGATGCGCGCGTTCCAGTCCCAGATTTCGGGCCAGACGGCCGGCACCGTATCGCCCAGCGCCGCCGGATGGCGCGCCCCGGCGATGTGGATGTAGTCGTCGTTGTAAATCATCACGTGCTGCGGGCCCCACATCAGCACCATCGCCATCGGCGAGTTGAGCACGATGTCGACGCTGGTGCGCAAATGGGCGGGCCAGCCATCGAGCGGGCCCAGGCTGGTGGCGGACCAGTCGCGCTGGCGCACCAGTTCGCCCATGTTGCCGCCGCCGCGCGGCCAGGCTGGCGCGCTCATGTGGCCAGTCCCGCTTGCACGCGCACCTGGCACTGGCGCGGGATGCGCACGGTCGCCAGCGTGCCCTGCGCAGCCGTCGAAGTGAGCTCGACCGTGCCACCGTGGGCCTTGACGAACATGTTGACCGTGTACAGGCCCAGCCCCAGGCCCTGCCCCGTCTTGCGCTTCTCGCCCGCCTGCTGGAACGGTTCGAACAGGGTCGGCAGCAAGGCGGCGGGGATGACGCCGCGATTGGCGATGCGCAATTGAATGCTGTCCGCGTCGCGTCCGTCCAGGGCCAGTTGCACCGGCGCGCCCTGCTCGCCATGCGTGAGGGCATTGCTTAACAGATTCGAGATGACTTGCGACAACAGGCCCGCATCGCAGAGCCCGTGCAGCTCGCCCACGCTGCTGACCTCGACAAGGGCGGCCTGGCCGGCCGTCTCGAACTCGTCGACGATGGCGCGCGCCAGCGCCAGGTAGTCGTGCGTGCTGCTGCGCAACTCCATCGTGCCGGAACGGATGCGCGCCAGGTCCAGCAACTGGTCGACCATGCGCGCCATGCGCTTGGCGCTGCTTTCGATGCGCTGCGCCGTGACGACCACCTTCGGGTGGTCGCTCATCATCGGCAACAGCATGGCGCCATTCATCACCACCGACAAGGGCGTACGCAAGTCGTGGCCCAGCACGGCCGTGAACAGTTCATTCAGGTGCAATGCATGCTTGAGCTCGTCGAGTTGGGCCGACAATTCGCGTTTTTGCTGGTACAGCTGGACCAGCACGGCCACCTTGCTTTGCAAGGCTTTCACGTCGATGGGCTTGTAGAGAAAATCGACGGCGCCCGCCTCGTAGCCACGGAAACTGTAGCTCGGTTCGCGCGACGCGGCCGTGAGGAAAATCAAGGGAATGCTGCGCGTGCGCTCGCTGCCGCGTATCAGCTCGGCCAGTTCGAAGCCATCCATCTGCGGCATTTGCACGTCGATCAGGGCCAGCGCCACTTCATGCGTCAACAGCAATTCCAGCGCTTGCGCGCCCGAGCTTGCCTTCAGGATGACAATACCGGGCCGTGCCAGCACGGCTTCGGCGGCGACCAGGTTTTGCGCGATGTCGTCAACGACGAGGATATGGATAGGTGCTGTCACGGGGTCATCTTCAGGCATCGCAACGGCAAGATGCCATCGTGTTTCGATATGGACATAAACATTGTTTCAATTCTCACATATATTACACGCACTGCACTATTTCCATTCACTTGTGTTCGCCATCGCCGAGCAATGCCAGGCTGGCAGCCATCTGCGGCAAATCGAGCACGCGGTCGGCACCGGCCCGCTTGAGCGCGGCCGCCGGCATGATGCCACAACTGGCCCGTTGCGGGTCTTGCACCCAGGCACTGCCACCCAGTTGCCGCACGCGCGCCAGGCCCGCCGCGCCATCGGCCGAGGCGCCCGTCAGGATGATGGCCAGCATGGCGCGCCGATAGGCCAGGGCCGCCGTTTCCAGCAGGACGTCGATGGACGGGCGCGAAAAATACACGGGCGCTTCCTGCGACAGGGAAAAACAGCCATCGGGTTCCACTTGCAGGTGGTAATCGGGCGGGGCGAAATACACGGTGCCGGCTTGCAGCGGCTCCTTGTCCTGCGCCTCGCGCAAGGGCAACTGGCAACGTTCCGCATACAGATGCGGCAACTGGCTCGAGCGGCCAGGCGCCAGGTGCAGCACCACCACCACGGTGGCGCGGCAGGTAGCGGGCAAGGCACGCAGCACGATGCCCAGCGCTTCCACGCCGCCGGCCGAGGCGCCGATGGCGATCAGGCGCAGGCCAGCGGGCGGTGGCGCCACGTCGCAGCTTGGCAGCATGTCAGGCACGCTGGAAGATGCGTTCAGCCGGACTCAGCTCGTTGAAGCTGGCCGCATGGCGGCTGAAATGCAGGCTTTCCTTCATGCCCAGCCCCAGGAAACCCCGGTTCACCAGTGCTTCGTGGAACAGGCCCAGGCTGCGGTCTTGCAAGTCTTTATTGAAGTAAATCATGACGTTACGGCAGGAAACCATGTGCACCTCCGAAAACACGCTGTCCGTCGCCAGACTGTGGTCGGCGAAGACGAACTGGCGCCGCAAGCGCCGCTCAAAGATGGCGCCCTTGTAGGCCGCCGTGTAATAGTCGGACAGCGAACGCTTGCCGCCCGCCAGCTGGTAATTCTCGCTGAACTGGGCGATGCGCTCGATCGGATAAATGCCCGCTTCGGCGGCGGCCAGCGCTTCCACGTTGATGTCCGTCGCGTAAATCATGCTGCGCTCAAGCAAGCCTTCCTCTTCCAGCAAGATGGCCAGCGACCATACCTCTTCCCCGCTGCTGCAGCCGGCCACCCAGATCTTGATGGAAGGATAGGTATGCAGGATGGGCACGACTTTTTCGCGCAAGGCGCGAAAATAGGCGGGATCGCGGAACATCTCGCTCACTTGCACAGTGAAAAACTGCAGCATCTGCGCGAACATGGCCGGCTCGTGCAAGATGCGGTCCTGCAATTGCGACAGGCTGGCGCAGCCGAAGCGCTCCATGGCCTG is a window of Janthinobacterium rivuli DNA encoding:
- a CDS encoding RecQ family ATP-dependent DNA helicase, which gives rise to MQATANQSGKSGKHIQRLLRTVFGVTRLRAGQQDVIDSVLAGRDTLAIMPTGSGKSLCYQLPAALLPGATLVVSPLISLMKDQLEKLHELGITAVQLNSSLSRTEEDEAIARISQGGRLIIFCTPERLASPDFLSLLASAPPSLVVIDEAHCISQWGHDFRPAYLEIAAALRALGRPPVLALTATATGEVIDDIDTQLEARKLQVINTGIYRANLRYRVIQVTNAGEKQDEVLRLLRETAGVGIVYAATVKAVEDLAARLAELGESVTCYHGKLAARERKHNQDLFMNGERRIMVATNAFGMGIDKPDTRFVIHLQVPANLEAYYQESGRAGRDGLPADCTLLYFQEDKRVQQFFLAKHYPTAEEVAAIVAAAQTLPATFAFAALASSLPEFSDGHLKVCLKLLKDGKLLRQDRKLGYRLTAPSSATPSYAQLAQIYVDKQERDKQALEQMVAYAQSGLCRWKLLLDYFGDAGDFERCCTCDNCLSPPALAAPISLDEFPPAPAEAPPPAPAPQIAVGSRVRVPRYQIGTVLSVAGDQVTIAFPENTTRTFMAEFVVPA
- a CDS encoding MAPEG family protein yields the protein MTPELTMLACTLVLALLQILLPALFRTRETGTAYNVSARDGDGPPVGKITARLRRAQANLFETLPLFAAAVLIVHVTAQESALTLYGTALYLAARVLYLPLYAFGVPVVRTLVWCVSIAGLLMLFWAILFTS
- a CDS encoding PAS domain S-box protein, whose translation is MSAPAWPRGGGNMGELVRQRDWSATSLGPLDGWPAHLRTSVDIVLNSPMAMVLMWGPQHVMIYNDDYIHIAGARHPAALGDTVPAVWPEIWDWNARILDAGLRGETQVHRECCLPLLRDGQRADVCFDLYYTPVHGADGQIDGVLCTALELTARMEEGRQLKLATAELGELNTTLQAESEAVRAANRRLGEERALLRALFQQAPSFMALLRGPRHVFELANEHYLRLVGHRDLLGKTVEAALPEVKAQGFIELLDQVYRTGEPYEGRQVKVDLQTADGQTGQRQIDFVYQPIKDDEGAVTGILVEGIDVTERMEGEERLRLAQQAGGIGTFEWFPETGAMLVSPTFRRLWGIADEEEVTERLLVSLVDARDQQKVGPSKLAVAPNPLEYVEYRIRRPADGALRWIARQGEVVAGRVPGQRRYVGVSFDVTERRQIEDELNASQERMAAIFGQASVGLSELGLDGSFQRVNGALCCMLGRSAEELLSLNMNDIMHPADVPGNSVLFQRLVETGESFSLEKRYLKPDGSQVWVSSNVSRLVDEQGHTRSLIAVKTDITDRRRVEKALHELNETLEHRVEQEVNERTKAEDALRQAQKMEAVGQLTGGIAHDFNNVLQIISGNLHLLHHLAGTDGLMRQRLDTAIAAVERGAKLSSHLLAFARRQPLKPVVADLARVVRNMDALLRRALGEAIDIVLVGGGGLWNTLVDRSQIENVILNLAINARDAMDGAGKLTIELGNVVLDEQYVHNLVDVPAGQYVMLSVTDTGRGMSGAVLQRAFEPFFTTKPEGAGTGLGLSMAYGFVTQSRGHIRIYSEPGVGTGVKIYLPRSLMAEADEELELSGVVTGGTETVLVVEDDVGVRTTVVDMLGALGYKVLKAEDGESALAVLHSGAQIDLLFTDVIMPGPVSSTEMALQARQLQSDIAVLFTSGYAQDVIVHEGRLDAGVELLSKPYRREELARKLRHVLANRQQQMRARQFERSGAPVAGIQADGSTASSVLGGGTPGLDLTGHAPTPQGDMPTSMKILVVEDNLDSQLMVCELVGMLGHTVSGVSDGEAAWELLNEQDFDILFTDVSLPGMSGIALARMVLRDKPDMRIIFSTGYGKESMDELGFSASVLRKPYDLMELQAALDQP
- a CDS encoding hybrid sensor histidine kinase/response regulator, producing MTAPIHILVVDDIAQNLVAAEAVLARPGIVILKASSGAQALELLLTHEVALALIDVQMPQMDGFELAELIRGSERTRSIPLIFLTAASREPSYSFRGYEAGAVDFLYKPIDVKALQSKVAVLVQLYQQKRELSAQLDELKHALHLNELFTAVLGHDLRTPLSVVMNGAMLLPMMSDHPKVVVTAQRIESSAKRMARMVDQLLDLARIRSGTMELRSSTHDYLALARAIVDEFETAGQAALVEVSSVGELHGLCDAGLLSQVISNLLSNALTHGEQGAPVQLALDGRDADSIQLRIANRGVIPAALLPTLFEPFQQAGEKRKTGQGLGLGLYTVNMFVKAHGGTVELTSTAAQGTLATVRIPRQCQVRVQAGLAT
- a CDS encoding chemotaxis protein CheB codes for the protein MLPSCDVAPPPAGLRLIAIGASAGGVEALGIVLRALPATCRATVVVVLHLAPGRSSQLPHLYAERCQLPLREAQDKEPLQAGTVYFAPPDYHLQVEPDGCFSLSQEAPVYFSRPSIDVLLETAALAYRRAMLAIILTGASADGAAGLARVRQLGGSAWVQDPQRASCGIMPAAALKRAGADRVLDLPQMAASLALLGDGEHK
- a CDS encoding CheR family methyltransferase, whose protein sequence is MLLDDDIFDIELKLLLEGILLRYQHDFRDYSVASLRRRMRQAMERFGCASLSQLQDRILHEPAMFAQMLQFFTVQVSEMFRDPAYFRALREKVVPILHTYPSIKIWVAGCSSGEEVWSLAILLEEEGLLERSMIYATDINVEALAAAEAGIYPIERIAQFSENYQLAGGKRSLSDYYTAAYKGAIFERRLRRQFVFADHSLATDSVFSEVHMVSCRNVMIYFNKDLQDRSLGLFHEALVNRGFLGLGMKESLHFSRHAASFNELSPAERIFQRA